ACAAGGCGAAATCAGCGAGAGCCGGATCGATCAGTCCGTTGCGCGCATCCTGGCGCTGAAGGCCGCGCGCGCGACGAACTGGCAGCAATTGCCGGTTGACCCGACTGCGCAACTCGCGCAACCGCAGGCACTGGCGCTGTCCCAGGACGTACATCGCCGGGCGGTGACTACAGTCGGCCAGTGCGCTGTGCTGAATCCGGCCCAGCCGGTATTGCTGATTACGCTGGAAGTGCACGAGCGCACGGAAATGGATGAAGTGGAGCCGCGCACTGATACTTTAGCTGCGCCACTGCTGGCAGCTGGGCTTACTGTACAGGAGGTTCGTCTGCCACTGGCGCCAGGTGCGGCGGATATCGCCAGCGTGGCGCAACTGGCGGCGCAGGCCGCACAGGTGGTCATGGTGAGCTACAACGCCATCTTGCAACCGGCCCAGCAGCAACTGCTGGCGCAATTTCCCGCGCACAAGCTGTGGCTGGTGGCCGGGCGCTTGCCGTATGACCTGGGGCTGCTGGACAACGCGCGCGGCAGGTTGACTGTCTTTGCCAATCGTCCGGCAGCACTGGCAGCGATTGCCGAGCGTCTGCTGAAGCCATAACGCGGCAGCGTGTAGAGGCAAGTCGTGGGCTGGCCTGGATGGCATTGGGTTGGTCATGACAAACGGGTATGTGGACAAACGCACTTCGGTTGCCTGAAGGTGGCAGCTATACTGCAACTTTTTTGCGGTTTGCGCGTTAGCTAGAAGGCAGGCGTTTTACCCATTTTTGCATCGGGCATTGGTCCGGTGTTCGCACAACGTTTTTTGGGAATCAGTATGAAACGAATTCTGGCGCTGTGTTTAAGCGCACTACTGGTCACGGCCACAGCCTTTGCTGAAGATGCACCGCTGCCGTTTGATGATCCGAACTCTGCCCCACCAGCGGGTCAAGTGCATCAGGCTGCCAAACCCGGCCACGCCACCAAGTCGACCGGTGCCAAGCAATCGGGCAAGCAGCAGGGCAAGTCGCACCATACGGGCAAGGCTAAATCCGGTAAGTCCACGGCCAAGAAGCCCGCTGGCAAACCAGCCAATAAAGCCACAGGCAAGTCGTCTGGCAAGGCGGGCACGACCCACACGTCCAAATCGCAGGGCAAGCACGCTGCCAAGCCGACCAAAGGCACTGCCGCAAAAAAACCGGCCACGTCCAGCAAGTCGACGTCCAGCAAGTCCAAATCGACCAAGCCTGCGGCATCGACCAAAACTGCGAAGCCAGCCAAGGCTCAGCACAAACAACACCAATAAGCTCGCCGCAAACTTTCGCGGGGCGAATCAACAAAAAGGCCGGAACATATCCGGCCTTTTTGTTTTGCTGCGGTGATCTGCGCGGGCGTCAGGCCTTGAACAGTTGTTCCAGCCAGAACACGCCAGCAACGGTTTTGCCATCGGTGATGCTGCCATCCAGAATCCCGCTGACCAGTTCTTCCCGCCGTTTGGTGACCAGTTCCAGAAACTCGCCTTCATCCAGTTGCGCATCTCCGGCGACCAGACCTTCGGCCAGGAAGATATGAATTTCTTCAGATGTATAACTGATGATCGGGTGGATCACGCCCAGCTTTTTCCAGTGCTTGGCGGTATAGCCGGTTTCTTCCAGTAATTCGCGCTTGCCGCAAGCTAACGGATCTTCGCCAGCATCCAGTTTGCCTGCCGGGAACTCCAGAAAAACGCGATTAAACGGATAACGGAACTGCCTTTCCATCAGCAAAGAGCCATCGTCCAGTACCGGAATCACCATCACCGCGCCGGGGTGTTTGATGAACTCGCGCGTGGCTTCGCTGCCATCGGGTAACCGCACGGTGTCGCGGGTGATATGCAGCAGCG
This genomic interval from Silvimonas soli contains the following:
- a CDS encoding NUDIX domain-containing protein; this translates as MKDDAHLIETGIASENVFDGALLHITRDTVRLPDGSEATREFIKHPGAVMVIPVLDDGSLLMERQFRYPFNRVFLEFPAGKLDAGEDPLACGKRELLEETGYTAKHWKKLGVIHPIISYTSEEIHIFLAEGLVAGDAQLDEGEFLELVTKRREELVSGILDGSITDGKTVAGVFWLEQLFKA